The Mesoterricola silvestris sequence CCCGAAACCATCGGCATTCCTGAGCTTTCCGCCTCCCTCGCCGAGGCCCATGACCTCACCAAGGCCCGCGCCAAGGCCATGCTGGACGGCCTCCGGGACGAAATCGTGCAGTCGCTCCTCGGCGGCAAGCGCGTGAACGTCTTCGGCCTCGGCACCTTCGAAGTGCGCGCCACCCGCGAGAAGATGGGCCGCAACCCCAAGACCGGCGAGAAGATCCAGATCCCCGCCGGCCGCAAGGTCGTCTTCAAGGCCGCCAAGGGCCTCAAGGACCAGATGTAGGACGCACCAGCCCGCGAAAACGGCCGCCCTCGGGTGGCCGTTTTTTTTGGGGATCGAGCCCCTCAAAGCTATCCCCGCCGGGGGCCCCAGGTTGGGTGCGGGAGGTTCCAGGGGAGGGTCCCGACCCACCTGGGTCCCGACGTCCTGCTCCTACCCATCGGTAGCGCGAGCAGCATGGCTGCTGCTCGCGCTTGCCGTTGTCCATGGAATAGAGGGATCAAGGAAGGGGGAGGCCCCCGTTCCTTGACTCCACCGAAGCGCCGCCTGGATACGGCAAGCGCTCGCAGGCAGCCTGCCTGCGAGCGCCACGGTGGGTCGGCGCCTTGGATCGGAATCCCGGTGGGTCAGGGTCCCATGCGGGAACCCGGCCCCGCAAACCTGCGGCCACCGGCGGGTACCGACGGGAAGGGCCGGATGACCGGGACCTTCTACCCCCCGCTCATGAGATGGATCACCTGCACCACCGCCCCGTCGGGGACGGGGGTGGTGGGGTAGTCCCGGGGCTGGACGAGGGTGCTGTCGATCTTGATGACCAGGAGCGGGAACTTGAAGTTCCGCTCCGCCAGGACGTCCCGGACGGTCATGCCGGGGGTCCAGGCCACAGGGTCGCCGTTGACCGTGATCATGGTCAGCCGCCGTGGTTCTTGACGATCTCGACCACCTCGGGGAAGACGTCCAGGCCCAGTTCCTGGATGCGGGCCAGGGTGGGCACGCCGTTGGGGGTCCAGCCGCGGCGGAGGTAGACGGCGTCCACCAGGCTGTTGTAGCGCTTCATGCGGTATTCGCGGGTGATGGCGATCTTCTCGTCCATGGACTTGCCGGCGGGGTCCACCCCGATCTCCTCCAGCATCTGCTTGTCGTAGCGCTCGCTGCGCGAGGCGTACTCCTCCCGGGTGACGGGCCCCACCGAGCGGTAGGGGGGGATGTCGA is a genomic window containing:
- a CDS encoding HU family DNA-binding protein — protein: MTKTTSKPETIGIPELSASLAEAHDLTKARAKAMLDGLRDEIVQSLLGGKRVNVFGLGTFEVRATREKMGRNPKTGEKIQIPAGRKVVFKAAKGLKDQM
- the thiS gene encoding sulfur carrier protein ThiS: MITVNGDPVAWTPGMTVRDVLAERNFKFPLLVIKIDSTLVQPRDYPTTPVPDGAVVQVIHLMSGG